A segment of the Corylus avellana chromosome ca2, CavTom2PMs-1.0 genome:
GAAATGTTCAATTCTGCCAGTGAGTTCTATATCTTGTATTGTTTCATGATCTTCTGAATTATATGAGATCTTTAGGTAGGACCTTTTGCAATCTTATGGGTTTTGAGAATCtgcacaatttcatttttttagtttggcctttTGTCAACTTGCAAATTGGTTGAATCACATATTCCTAGAAGGTTCTAATTATCCCCAAATTTAGTTCAGAAAAAAGGTGAAACGCATGGTTTTCTGTGCTCACTACAGAGTTCTGTTTCATTTTGCAAGatgaattatcaaatttgaTAATGGCCATTCGATGTGTTGGAATGACTTTTTGGTCGTCCTTCCTTTCAACTTTCTTTGTCTGCTTTAACTGATTCAACTCCTTGGTTTGACTTGTGATTTCACAAAGCATTCATTGAACTTCACTTATTGAGATTTTCTTTCACAATCTGTGCCCAGATGTGTGGAATCTTTCTGTGGTACCTAGATCTATCATTTTGAGCAAAAAAGTGACAGGTTTTCACTTTTGAGTACCTTTGGCTTTCAGTTAACATGTTGTGTGTGCATTATGATACGAAAGCCACAGTTCTTTGTTCTGCTAGTGGGGACATAATTGAGCTTCTTGTCTCAAAACCTTAAAGATGGGGTTTGCAGAATGGAAATTTGACACCTTTTTGAATATTCTTTAGCTACAGTTCCCAGATCTTAATACTCTGAGGCTGTATCAgctgctactttttttttttttttgataacgtaggagaactttactcagattaattgtacgtcgcaaacgcatactgtacaacaatcctcactgttaatcaaactcctacgggtaactAACCCCACCCGCCAGAATCAGTTACCAGGTAATCCAAGAGCTTTCACCCCTGacgggctaagcagtttatTCTCATGCCCAGGAGGAGCTGCTACTTACATTCACCCAAACATACTCTTTCCCTGGACAGTATTTGCTTTATTCGTTATTCTTCCTTTGGTATTTGAATTTTCTATTTTggtgaagtggcattttttgcgTGGTTGTCATCTTTAAAAGTGAAGAACCTTGTGGAAGAAGGAGGGCAATCCCTAACCTATTGTTAGCTAGGGCAGTCTTTTGCTCATGGTACATAGACTTTGGTCTAAAACATCTGGTATTTGGTGGCTTTTCATATCCTTCCTACAGTTATTGGATTCTTGGCATTGAGATGGTGAATAATGAGGGGAATGGCTTCTTTTCTGTCCGAAAAGTATGGGCTATTCAGGGAGAGAAGGAATTTGAGAATTTCAGAAGGCTCAAATGTACTGGGATGTACTAGCAGAGCGCAGTATTTACTGTACTTCGTTACATTTAGACTTGATTTCCCCATTTTAATGTTTGGGacattttctgttatttttatCATGAAGAAGACCTGTATGTTTTCCCACTCTTATTTTTCCCATTATATGCTACTCTACTTAGTGGTAAGTTctgaatttatttgttttgtcattTATGGTCTTCTGTCATAATTTTGTTCATTTCGATATGTTCTCATCTCTTCTTTCAACGTTAAAACACTTTTTACGCAGCTAGTGAAGTAACCTTACTGATGCTAACAACATTGTACACTTTGATATTTGTGGCATATGaccaaaatgcatttttgtgtAGGAAGTGTTTGATAAAGACCGATTCAAGGCAGATGACAAGATGGGACATGCCCACCTCAGCCTTCAGCCAATAATCTCCGCTGCTCGATTGAGACAGATTATAGGGGCTTCCTCGGGGGAGACAACATTAAGGAAGGTCGTCCCAGACTGTGACAATTGTCTTCTTGTGGAGAGCTCGATCAGTTGTGTAAATGGCGAGGTGGTGCAGAGCGTTTGGTTAAGGCTTTGCGAAGTGGAGTCTGGCGAGATTGAGCTGAAGATCAAGTTAATTGATCCTCCTGTTGCTCCCTCAAGGTAGTGCATCATCTACAGTTGGCATAGGCTTTAGGTTTCTTACAATGGAGGGGAAGAGGTGAATATGTATTTGTAGTTTAGTTTATCCTCATGTAACCCCTGAAAGAGATGTTTAAGGCATTTCCAATGTAGAATTAGTATTTTGATTCTATGAATGTCAGTTGGCTCAAGTTGAACCAAGCTGCAGGTTTGTTTAGATTTCTCTTTTTCAAGCCCTTAAAACATATTGTTTACTTGGCTTGCAAATTTTCAAGCTGTTGAATGTAAGCTTGGAATTTCACATACACTGGCTCTATTTTTGCACTGCGttttatttctttgttcttttttcttctccagtCAGTAATATAATCCGCGTTCTAGTTACATTAAACTCTATCCAGTTGCTAAGGAGCAGAAGGGTTTTGTGGAAGTGTTGGTTGTATGAAGCCAAAATTGGCACCATTAACTTCAATTGAAAAACCAGTAAATTATGGACAGATTATTAATTGGATTGTCTGTTTAGTTTAACAGTTTTAAAATGTGCACTTTGAAAGAAATTACAATTATAAAACGCAGTTAAGTATTTGATAAAATCACAGTTCGACTTTTAAAATCAcgtgtttttaaaaacacacaatttgcctgcggttttaaatttttaaattgccattttttttatattttaaatgcaCTCCCAGAGTGAACgcattttacaattttatttgaaagtaAAATCGAAAGAAAGCCGAATAAGTATTTGTTACAGTGCTGTTATGGAAATACATTGTAAATGGAACTAAGTAAGAATAGAATGAACAATGTAAGAGAAGAAatggaaagatgagaagaagagaagaactTTATTGAACAAATGAGTAAGTTCGATGGTTACTCAACCTTCTAAGCATGTTCGAATATGCCAAACTCCAAATTCATAATGAACAATTATCTATCAAGATCTTGATTACATCTCCAACTAACTAAACTGTATTATAACCTTTTCAACTAACTAAACTATATTACAAGAGTACGCATTACAGCATTCAaggttttaattaaataattcagtttttatcatttcagtgtcttattattatatttgattaaaGCACAAAACCTGGTCTTGGCGCGTAAGTCAATAGCGCAGTTTGTTTCGATGAGTCTGAGGTTGAAAGCGGTGAGCGAATCCACTGACCCAAACCCCGACAATGAGAGCGGCGTgaagagacagagacagagggTGGATCTAGGAAACGGAAGCGAAATCGTGTACATGCCCAGCTTCTTGCCTTTCCGTCGGGCATGGGATTGCTTCGATTATCTCAACGATCAAATCCCTTGGACCAGACCCACCATTCGCGTCTTCGGTCGCTCTTGCGTCCAGGTAAAGAAGAGTAGAAATTTCACATCTTTACgagtaatttatttacttttgtttttgtttttcacatatctatttattttgttggataGTAGACTAGGATCTTTTTGATTTTCTGACAGTAATTCTACATTATTTTGAAATGTAAGAGGTCTGATGTTAGGTTCATATGCTTGGACATCTTGCTGACTTTGTGGTTTCTAATGGTTCatagtatttgttttttgataGCCTAGAGACACATGTTACATTGCAAGTCCAGGGTTGCCGGACTTGATTTACAGTGGATACCAGCCACATGCTTATTCTTGGGATGAGTTTCCTCAACTTAAGGAAATATTGGATGCGGTAAGAAATAAGAATGATGGAAAAAGTTTTTCTCCgaatgggttggagaaatttcttccaatccagtcttaaattgacatgtctccaaaaaatgcatgtgattctCAATGTGAGAATTAAAAGTGTATGTGATTCTTAACCCATGTTtggagaaatttccttcaacccaggaaatttttgttcaatgatTGTATAGAAATTTTCTTGCAGATAATCCTTATTATTAGTGTTACTCATGTGTTTTGTTCACTTATTTTGTGAAGGTCCACAAAGCTCTTCCTGGGAGTAGTTTTAATAGCTTGCTCTTGAATAGGTATAAAGGTGGTAATGACTACGTCGGTTGGCATTCTGACGATGAGAAGCTCTATGGATCAACCCCAGAAATTGCTTCAGTATCCTTTGGTTGCGAACGGGAATTCATATTAAAGAAGAAACCCAGTAAGACATCCCATGGTATGTTTATGCATTCTTCTGAGTGTTTTATCTGTGTTTTAGTTGCACTTCATGAATCCACCTAGATTCAGTTCTTTTTGCATCTTCCTTCTGTTGGTTCTATTTATTCTAATCATGGAAATTCCCACCATTTGGGATGATCTATCACTGTTCATGTGTCATAGACATTAAGAATTGTTACAAATTCAATTTAGCAGTATGATTGCATTAGTGGTGCTTACTTCCTCTAAAGTATAAACCAGGACAGTTTGTTAACCCAATTTTGCGTTAGCattaattgtaataaaaatgcAACTGAAACTATGGTGGTTTTATGTATGCAATTGTCTTTTGGTGCTAGTGTCAAAAAGCCATGACGAAGAACCTGCAAGCAAGCGATTAAAGAAGAGTAACCATGCTGACAAGCACTCATTCACACTTAAGCATGGATCACTGTTGGTAATGAGGGGCAACACTCAACGGGATTGGATCCACTCAGTGCCTAAGCGTACAAAAGTAGAGGCAAATCGTATTAACCTCACCTTCAGGCATGTTCTTTGATGAGTCCGACTAAAAAGAGAATTGTTTTTCATTGGGCTTTAGTCTGCTGACCAGGTCTTGAAGAACCAGCTGTTAACAAGGTACCTTGTATTTTGTTAGGAGATAGAATGTATTGTTTTCTTGACAACTTGATATGAATGTTAAAAGGTTCAGAAGCTTTTGGAATATGCAACATGCATTTGTGTAAAAGCCATTACAACTAAGTTTGACTGGTTTCTCAGTTGCCAATGTTGCTATCACAGTCTAAGTTGGCTTTTTGTGCATAATGAGCTTCAGTTGTCTCTGATATGATGCTATTGCTGTCTTCGGTGAATTCCACATTTGAAAGACTACTGAACAAAGATAAGCTGCCTCATCCTTCTAATCTATTTCCTCTGCTGGTCAATTTGTGTTAATACTATTAAAGAAACCCAATTTCCAGTAAATGCAGCGTCATCATGCCTCCCCTTCACTAGATCAACCATTGCTCTCACTCCCATCATCAACTACATTTCATACTTCCCAAGTGCCTGTCCTCTCTCCACTTCTCTCCCCCTACTTCCATCTTTTTAAGCTGCTTGTAAAATTTGTTGCTCTTTACTGCTACTATGCTTTAGCATTTAATCTTACTTCTGGGCTAGATAGCCAGTTTGTGACAGTGGTCTACTATACAGGAGCCTCCTTTGCCTACATAGACTGTCTAACCCGCAGTGAATGAGAATTGTATAGATTAGTCAAATTACAAACTCCCAGACCAGAAAGTAATAGCTGTAATATCATAGCATGCCAAAAATAACAGTGCAGCATGAAGCAAGCTTCTATTTGAATTAGATAAGCCGTCCAGAATACTCTATATAGGACTGACCAAGTGCAATTGCGGGCTGGGAAAGCATGTGTATGACCTGCAATGCCAATGAGTACGGCGATGGCTGATGATAGAGGTGGATTATACAGTAAGAAGGATTCCATTTCAGCAGAAGAGCAGGCCTGTGTCTGTGATTCTAACATTTGCATAATCTCCAGTGTCAGTGATGAATCTGTGCCCCAAAGCTAGTCTTGCAGGACCCCTCTGTCAATGTTCTGTGGTGTAATCCACCAAATTCTGCACAAGGACCTCAATTTATCATGATTTTAGTGAGGTTTACAAATTAATTGGCAATATTAAAAGGGTTGATTTATGATCCCCGTAAATGTAATAGTCATCAATATAAAAAATGCCAGAGCATAAAGGAGAGCCAAACTTAATTTTGGTAGAGGCTAAGCTTAAATTTTAAGccatatatattaagaaaaaaaaaaaaaattgggggccACCTGGTCCTCCTATTCCATCCCTGCATTATGTGCTGATTTCATGCAAGAGAAACGTATCTTACCATCATGAATTCTTAagagaattatttatttatatttttttgtacatTTGCTGTTTATTTTCTTACATCTTTTTAACAAATCAACCTTTGAATTTGTGAGATTCacaaatgaaataatttatttgtaaaaaaaacagATAGTGTATGTTCAAAAGAAGTACATGCAGACATGTCCGCGTAAGAGGGGGGAGagtgattcgaactagtgacttccacttcattaagtgtgagTCTCAATTCTTAATGTTAGGAAGTGGAATATTAAAATCTTGATTATTATTTCTCATTAACAAATAGTTTAATTAGatataacaaaaaatgaaaataaaaatatattccaaatagaaaatattcaaataaataaaaaaatcaaactatagATATAGAGCAatcatttatccaaaaaaaaaaaaaaatagtctattAACTAACAATATAATCAGATTTGGATTTCCAAcaatttattgttaaaattattaataatattaattgagACAACGAAGATAATGACGGATAACGGTGGGCCCAACGGAGAAAGATGGCGTATTGCGGTTTCCAACGTTGAATCGTCACACGTTTGGAAGCAAACTCCCCCGTGCGCACCTTAGTTTAGAGCTCGAGGGTGATCACTGAGTTGCTCGCTTCCTTGCCTCTATCACTTCTTTCTCAGCTCCCTCCTTCTATCATTTCTAACATCTCTTGGAAGTTCCCTAAATCCAAAAGGGTGTTGGTTTGTTAGTAACTTCCTATAGAGTTTCTTTCTCGGACGCTCCGAATGGCTTCCTCGGACTCCATTAAACCTCGAGGTTCtttctttgttattattattgttattgatTGCCTTTTGATGATTTGATTCCTTTACCTTTGCATGTTTCTCCACTGTTtcattttacaaatttgatAAAACTGTTGGGTTCAGCTTCATTTCCTTCTTAACAATCTCAATTAGAATTGCCCTGTGTTCCTCTGATTTATATGTTTCAATTACTGGGAATTACGCCATGATTATCATGCTTATATAGACGATCATAAAAGACAAGAAAGTTTCAATctttactttctattttatgCGTGATTTATGTAAAAGAATAgttttttgagaagaaaattaaaaaggattACAATTTGGCCTCCTGGGTAATTCTTACTTTACCTCCGATTAATCTATATTGTTTTCGTACAGATGTCTGTATTGTTGGCGTTGCACGTACACCGATGGGCGGCTTACTTGGTACTCTTTCATCGTTGTCAGCTACCAAGCTTGGCTCTATAGCTATTGAATGTAAGCACAACTAGTCAAGTCTTTCtatctgtttttattttctttttaatctatGTTGCTATTTGGAATAGTATTCCTTAAAGCGattgtttgtgtgtgttttttattcatattttgttTGTAAATTATCAATTTGAAGGCGCTCTTAAGAGGGCAAATGTTGATCCTTCCCTTGTGCAAGAGGTTTTCTTTGGGAATGTCCTAAGCGCAAATTTAGGCCAAGCTCCTGCTAGGCAGGCTGCTTTGGGTGCAGGCATTCCTACTTCTGTGATCTGCACCACTATTAACAAAGTTTGTTCGTCGGGGATGAAAGGTGCGCCCTTCGTTGAGTTGAAAatgattgttttacttttaatgtaCAAAAAACAGAGAAGTGGGATTTAGTGATTGTTTATCTTCTTTGTCCCAGCAACAATGCTTGCTGCACAATCTATCCAGTTGGGTTTGAATGATGTTGTTGTGGCTGGTGGAATGGAAAGCATGTCTAATGCACCTAAGTATCTAGCTGAAGCAAGGTCAGCCTTTGTGCCATCAGTTGTTTACTCAATAGTTTACTTTGTGTTGCTTTTGTGCTTTTACTTACTCATGCACTGGGAAATTGAAGGCCGTGCTTGTGAAATTGAGGTGGCCTCTTAAATGTTATGATAGGATCTTTCTCCTTG
Coding sequences within it:
- the LOC132171476 gene encoding DNA oxidative demethylase ALKBH2 isoform X2; this translates as MSLRLKAVSESTDPNPDNESGVKRQRQRVDLGNGSEIVYMPSFLPFRRAWDCFDYLNDQIPWTRPTIRVFGRSCVQVHKALPGSSFNSLLLNRYKGGNDYVGWHSDDEKLYGSTPEIASVSFGCEREFILKKKPSKTSHVSKSHDEEPASKRLKKSNHADKHSFTLKHGSLLVMRGNTQRDWIHSVPKRTKVEANRINLTFRHVL
- the LOC132170798 gene encoding protein C2-DOMAIN ABA-RELATED 11 — translated: MGESPGLLKVMVVQGKRLVIRDFKSSDPYVVVKLGSQTAKTKVINSCLNPVWNEELSFSLSEPVGVLNLEVFDKDRFKADDKMGHAHLSLQPIISAARLRQIIGASSGETTLRKVVPDCDNCLLVESSISCVNGEVVQSVWLRLCEVESGEIELKIKLIDPPVAPSR
- the LOC132171476 gene encoding DNA oxidative demethylase ALKBH2 isoform X1, which gives rise to MSLRLKAVSESTDPNPDNESGVKRQRQRVDLGNGSEIVYMPSFLPFRRAWDCFDYLNDQIPWTRPTIRVFGRSCVQPRDTCYIASPGLPDLIYSGYQPHAYSWDEFPQLKEILDAVHKALPGSSFNSLLLNRYKGGNDYVGWHSDDEKLYGSTPEIASVSFGCEREFILKKKPSKTSHVSKSHDEEPASKRLKKSNHADKHSFTLKHGSLLVMRGNTQRDWIHSVPKRTKVEANRINLTFRHVL